The Candidatus Hydrogenedentota bacterium genome has a segment encoding these proteins:
- a CDS encoding uroporphyrinogen decarboxylase family protein, with amino-acid sequence MAYSGVLDDVRGAATLGIPAHLPVFLCSEEFDVRVCGSRYDRYCRDALEMARVQIEAVERFDYDWAWLQVDDCIEFEPLGVGVKGEGDILPATCKYLPAAPAALDALREHGYRVEGRMEILLEAIRLVKAHFGDSVCVTGRTAAPFSSATLAFGMMECLSMVYENPGFLRKAIAFFEDYQLRFGLDQLRAGADAIWFGDCNASGHLISPDIYRTFAMEPARRVSCGYREAGGLVIYHASEENPAMVDLQADAEFSILSVGPGIDIEMARDIVKGRICLSGNIDPLAVLERGTPEDVRRAVELTVERVSRHGGHVLNSGEMIPRDTPEANIRTFVESARAAWNRGMEPQP; translated from the coding sequence ATGGCTTATTCCGGGGTTCTGGACGATGTGCGCGGCGCGGCGACGCTGGGGATCCCCGCCCATTTGCCCGTGTTCCTGTGCAGCGAGGAATTCGATGTGCGCGTGTGCGGCAGCCGGTACGATCGTTACTGCCGCGACGCGCTGGAAATGGCGCGCGTCCAGATCGAAGCCGTCGAACGATTCGATTACGACTGGGCGTGGCTGCAAGTGGACGATTGCATCGAATTCGAACCGCTTGGCGTCGGCGTCAAGGGAGAAGGCGACATCCTTCCCGCGACATGCAAATACCTGCCCGCCGCTCCAGCCGCGCTTGATGCGTTGCGCGAGCACGGTTACCGCGTCGAAGGACGAATGGAAATCCTGCTCGAAGCCATTCGACTTGTCAAGGCCCATTTCGGGGACAGCGTCTGCGTAACAGGGCGAACCGCCGCGCCGTTCAGTTCCGCCACGCTGGCCTTCGGCATGATGGAATGCCTTTCGATGGTGTACGAGAATCCCGGATTCCTGCGGAAGGCCATTGCGTTTTTCGAGGACTACCAGCTTCGTTTCGGTTTGGATCAACTGCGCGCGGGCGCCGACGCCATCTGGTTCGGCGACTGCAATGCGAGCGGCCACCTCATCAGCCCCGACATATACCGGACATTCGCAATGGAGCCGGCCCGCCGTGTTTCATGCGGTTATCGCGAAGCCGGGGGACTGGTCATCTATCACGCCAGCGAGGAAAACCCCGCCATGGTGGACCTTCAAGCCGATGCAGAATTTTCGATCCTCAGCGTCGGCCCGGGGATTGACATCGAAATGGCCCGTGACATTGTCAAGGGCCGCATCTGCCTGTCCGGCAATATCGATCCCTTGGCCGTGCTGGAGCGTGGCACGCCCGAAGACGTTCGCCGCGCCGTCGAACTCACCGTCGAGCGCGTCAGCCGCCACGGCGGCCATGTCCTCAACTCGGGCGAAATGATCCCGCGCGACACGCCCGAGGCGAATATCCGGACCTTCGTCGAGTCCGCGCGCGCCGCGTGGAACCGTGGCATGGAACCGCAACCGTAA
- a CDS encoding PmoA family protein → MRKSIGMAVILVLAAGIAAAQPLDGRKLSVTGGDTAGSFVPVAVAYEGPAPDGPVQVVDTKSGKAFPATIAGGELVFIVEAIAPGETIPCQVKILKEKTAPKVNIARIEGDRLEVTVNGEPFTVYNYSNDNRKPFLWPVYGEGKVGMTRNWPMDPNETISRDHVHHKGIWTSYGDLNGVDCWGETGDKAGFQHSDEVTFGSGDAFAWIKAKNTWQDKDHKPVIAEEREYRFYATPASARLFDQSITFTAAHGTVLFKDTKEGGLVAFRIRPDITETSKKGVITNASGAHGMKECWGKPSPWTDYSGPIEGVGTRGIAVFDYPKNMRYPTTWHIRDYGLNGANCFGLSYFTEKSEKKENGDFTLEDGKAVTFRYRVMIHSGDVNEAKVADRCADFTNPPKADWVH, encoded by the coding sequence ATGCGCAAGTCTATCGGAATGGCGGTTATTCTCGTTCTCGCGGCGGGCATTGCGGCCGCGCAACCATTGGACGGGCGGAAATTGAGTGTGACGGGTGGCGATACGGCGGGGTCATTCGTCCCCGTGGCCGTGGCGTATGAAGGTCCCGCGCCGGATGGCCCCGTGCAGGTGGTGGACACGAAGAGCGGAAAGGCGTTTCCCGCGACGATTGCCGGCGGCGAACTGGTGTTTATCGTCGAGGCAATTGCGCCCGGGGAAACCATTCCGTGCCAAGTCAAGATACTCAAAGAGAAAACGGCGCCCAAGGTAAACATTGCGCGCATCGAGGGCGACAGGCTCGAAGTTACGGTCAACGGCGAACCCTTTACCGTCTACAACTATTCGAACGACAACCGCAAACCGTTCCTGTGGCCGGTATACGGGGAAGGCAAGGTGGGCATGACGCGCAACTGGCCCATGGATCCCAATGAAACCATCAGCCGCGATCACGTCCATCACAAGGGCATTTGGACGTCTTACGGCGATCTCAACGGCGTGGACTGCTGGGGCGAAACAGGCGACAAGGCCGGTTTTCAGCACAGCGACGAGGTGACCTTCGGTTCGGGCGACGCCTTCGCATGGATCAAGGCGAAGAACACATGGCAGGACAAGGATCACAAGCCGGTCATCGCCGAGGAACGGGAGTACCGTTTCTATGCAACCCCCGCCAGTGCGCGGCTTTTCGACCAGTCCATCACCTTCACGGCCGCCCATGGAACGGTCCTTTTCAAGGACACCAAGGAAGGCGGACTTGTGGCGTTCCGTATTCGGCCGGATATCACCGAAACCAGCAAAAAAGGCGTGATTACCAACGCGTCCGGTGCGCATGGCATGAAGGAATGCTGGGGCAAGCCGTCGCCGTGGACCGACTATTCGGGACCCATCGAGGGTGTGGGCACGCGCGGCATCGCCGTATTCGATTACCCGAAAAACATGCGCTACCCGACCACATGGCACATTCGCGACTACGGCCTGAACGGCGCCAACTGCTTCGGTTTGTCCTATTTCACGGAAAAGAGCGAAAAGAAGGAGAACGGCGACTTCACGCTCGAAGACGGCAAGGCCGTGACGTTCCGGTACCGCGTCATGATCCATTCCGGCGACGTCAACGAGGCCAAGGTGGCCGATCGCTGCGCCGACTTCACCAATCCACCCAAGGCCGACTGGGTACATTGA